From a single Eremothecium sinecaudum strain ATCC 58844 chromosome III, complete sequence genomic region:
- the TOM22 gene encoding Tom22p (Syntenic homolog of Ashbya gossypii AGR345C; Syntenic homolog of Saccharomyces cerevisiae YNL131W (TOM22)), translating to MVELTEITEDSQNLGQKPINPQPFGSEKAEESSDEEDYSSDGEDYYGENETLYDRIVALKDIIPPQQMSALKSAYNMTSSIFHGIFSKGGNLLWMVTTSALLLGVPLSLSILAEQQLIEMEKSFDLQKDANDILASGDTAAAPAAL from the coding sequence ATGGTGGAGCTAACAGAAATTACCGAAGACTCTCAAAACTTAGGCCAAAAACCTATCAACCCTCAACCTTTTGGCTCTGAAAAGGCTGAAGAAAGctctgatgaagaagactACTCCAGTGATGGGGAAGACTACTATGGTGAAAACGAAACCCTTTACGATAGAATTGTTGCATTGAAGGATATTATTCCACCACAACAAATGAGCGCTCTAAAATCCGCTTACAACATGACTTCTTCTATATTCCATGGAATTTTCTCTAAGGGCGGTAATCTCTTGTGGATGGTAACTACTTCTGCCTTGCTTTTAGGTGTTCCTTTGTCGTTATCTATTCTTGCTGAGCAACAGTTGATTGAAATGGAGAAGAGTTTCGACTTACAAAAAGATGCTAATGACATTTTGGCTTCGGGCGACACAGCAGCGGCTCCTGCAGCTCTATAA